TCTTCGCTGTCATAATCGACCTCGCCCAGCGGCTTCGCGCCGACGGTCTCGAAGGCGTCCCGGCGGGAGGTGTGGTTCTTCCGGACGCGGGTGCCCCGATGGAGCGCGCACCGCTCGTCGGCCTCGTCGGCGTGCATACAGACGAGCACCTCCGAACAGTCGGATTTGGCCGCCTCGACTGCACAGACGGCGTTCATCACGTTGTCCGAGGAGGGCCGATCCGCCGAACGCTGGCTACCCGTAAAGACGATGGGGACGGGCGTGTCGAGCATGAACGCGAGCGCGGCGGCGGTGAACTGCATCGTGTCGGTGCCGTGCATGACGACGACGCCGTCCGCGCCGGCCTCGATCTCCTCTCTCACGGCGTGGGCCAGATCCTGCCACACGTCGGGCGTCATGTTCTCGCTGAGGATGTTCGCGACGACCCGGCCCCGGTAGTTGGCGCGGCCGGCCAGGTCCGGCACGGCCCGCAACACGTCCTCGGCGTCGAACTGGGCGGTCACCGCGCCCGTCCGGTAGTCGACCGTCGAGGCGATGGTGCCGCCGGTCGAAATCAACGAGATGGTCGGCAGGTCGTCGTCGAACTCGATGGCCGACTCCCCCGCGGCGTCCTGTGCGCTCTCGACGTCGTAGGTGTCGGCTTCGAGCACGTCGACCGACGCGTCGCCGCGGTCGATGCCCACGTTGTACCCGCTCTCGAGTTTGACGACGAGGTTCTCCTCCGTCGTCGAGGGCAACAATACGCCCTCGTACGTCTGGTCCGCGCGCTCGACGCGGACCCTGTCCCCTGGGTTCATACTCGGGCGTACCGCGTGCCCGGACTTGAAACCATCCTTCCGACCGTCCGCGCGGGAAAAGACTCACGTCGCCACGCCCGGATCGTTTCGTATGGCCGAACGTTCCGATCAGCGGACCCGCACGGCCGACGACGTCGAGGAGTCGCTGGCAGACGAGACGCTCCTCGACGACTCAGCGGTCGAGACGGGTTCCGAGTCGTCCGCGCCGTCCGAGACAGGCGGACGGGGAATCACGGACCGGCTCCGCGCCGCCGTTCGTGCGCCGTTCGGTGCCGCCGCGACGCGCCTGACCGCGCCCGTCGAGGGACTGTTCTCGATCCGGGCGTTTCTGCTTCTGGTCGTCACCAGTGTCGCCGGCATGCTGGGGGCGGGTCTGGTCCTCCCCTTCGGTTCGATCGCCGGGTTGCTCGGCATCGCGGCGGTGGCGTTCGGTGCCGGTCTCCTCGACGACCGGCGACGGTACGTCGAGACCGGGGCGGCCGGCGCGCTCGCGTCCGGGATCAGCTGGCTGCTCGGAAATCTGGTCCTGACGGCGGTCGGACCCGGCGTCCCGCTCGTCGCCGTCGGAGTCGGGTTCGGTGTGATCGCGGCGCTTCTGGGGCATTACTTCGGCCGGGATCTCCGCGCCGGCTTGACCCGCGAAATCTAATCGGTGAGCTGCCACTCCTCGCCGTCGCGAGCCAGGATACCGCTCGCTTCGAGTTCGTTCAGCGCCTCCCGGACGACCGGCTGGGGCGCGTCGACGGCCGCGGCGATCTCGTCGGTGGTGGCCGCCCCCTCCGCCAGCGCACTCAATACGTCGGCGTAGAGTCGCGTGTCCTCCACGTCCAGTCGCTCGCCCAGTTGCTCCATGACGGCCGCGAGCCGACCCTGGACCCACCGCTGGGCCATCGACAGCTCGTTTTCGAGTTGATCGAGCCGCGTGAGCTCCGACGCGATGTCGCTCAGGTCGGCGGGGTCGCGCGTGCTCACGTCGATCTTCAGGTGGCGACAGCTGGCGGTCACGTCCAGGCTCTGGCTCGCCGGATAGGCGCTTTTCGCGCCGAAGCCGTACGGCGAGACGCTGACCTCCAGCCGGAGGTTCTGGGAGATGAAGTAGTACTTCCGGCGCTGGTCGTCGGTACGGCTCTCGACGAGGTTCGCCTCCTCGAGCTTTCGGAGGTGGTCGATGACGGCTTTCGGACTCACGCCGAGGTACTCGCTGATCTCGGTCACGTAACAGGGCTTTCGGGCGAGCAGTCGCAGGATCCGTCTGCGGTTCTCGTTTCCCAGGAGATCGAGTAGCTCGGCCGAATCCATTTACCGGACGTAAGCGATGACCAGTGATAAGGCTAACTGGCCACGGTCGGTTCAGCGGCCGGGCGGTCCGTCACCCGATCCGCCACCGCTGGAGCCTGATGGTCCGCCGCTCAGGCCGTCGTCCGAGTCGTCCGCGTCAGTGCTGTTATCGGTGTCCGCTGGATCGCTGGGGTCGGACGGGTTGTTGGGGGCGGCTGGACCGCGGGGACCGGGCGGGTCGTCCGCGTCGGGTAGCGGGCCCTGCCGCTGGTCGTTCGTCACGTTCTCCGACGGACCTGTCTCACCCTGACCGGGTCCCCCCGGCCTCCTGTCGCCCGGCGGGCCCCGTCGGTCGTCATTCGTTACGTTCGTCGACGGACCTACGTCACCCGGGGGGCCGGCGTTACCTGGTCCCCGTTCCCCGGGTGGGCCGGCGTGGTCCGGCGGTCCGACCCCGAGTTCCCGCGCGACCGCGGCGACTTCCTGTCCGCTCATGTTCTGCGTCCGGTCCCGGAGTGAGTCGAGTCGGGAGGTGTTCACGCCCACGGCGCGGGCACGGTCGCTGGTCTCGTTGATCGCCTCGTCGAGCCCGTTCAGTTCCGCGGTAAGTCGACTCGCCTGTGCTCTGTAGGCCACCGCCGGGATCGTATCGTTCTCGTACTTCGACTGGAGGCGACTCATCCGCTCGCGCAACCGTTCGCTCCGGCGCTCCAGCCGGTCGATCCGGGACTCGACGACGGCCGGTCGCTCGTCGCCGGCCGACCGGTTGTACTCGGCGGCCCACATCCCCGCCTCGACGGAGCTCTCGGTTTCCGCGCTATTCGACTGCATGAACGAGGAGATTTGCGCTCCGAGGCTCACCTCACTGGTCGCCGTCTCGTTGCTGTCGTTCGCCTGAACCGCCGACATTCCGTCGCTCGCCGGGGTGGTGCCGTCGACGGCTCCCAGCACTGGCACCGCGACGAGTCCGACGGCGGCCGCGACGAGGACCACGGCCAGCAGCGTCCCACGAGTTTTCATTCTGTGTGAACGTACGCCGCTATCGCACAAAAAAGCGCAGATCCGTTCTCACTGTTCACCCGCCACCGCTCACCGATCCAGATAGTCCAATAGCGTTCACGCGCCACGCTCCGTCGACGATTCGGAATCACAGTCATCCGCTATCGATCGGGGCTGACGGCGCCGTCGGACCCGCCCCGACCGTCGCCACAGGTACTTCCCGCGACGACCGGAACTCGATGAAAGCGCGACGATATAAGGGTGCCGGGCAAGGTTTTTCTACGCTGGTGTGATATGTGGCACCGTATAGCATGTTCGAACGGTTTTCGAGCGGGTACTACCTCGGCCGGCTCTACGTGACGCCGGGCGAGGGTGAGACCGCAGCCATCAGTCGTGAACAACACGAGCAGGTCAACGAGCAGCTCTACGCCGACGGCGAGGGCGTCGAGCGGCTCGACCGACCGCTGGTGATGAAAGTGGACGAGCGACACTTCCCCGTGACGGGCGCGGAGGGCGTCCCACAGGATACACTCGCCGTGCCTCAGTCGGTGCTCGACGACACGCGCGTCAGCAATCCTCCGACGCTGCGGGAGGTCCTGCTGGCCAAGGCCGACCGGGCCGAGCAACTCCTGGCGATGGCTGCCGGGACAGTCGCCGTCGACGACCGCGACGACGTCCCGGGCGGCCCCGCAATTTAAGCCCCCTCCACTGCCCTGTCCGGTGATGCTCGACGAGCTGCTGGGGCGGGCCGACCTCAAAGACCGAATCGAGGAACTCGAAGAGGAGAAGCGCCACCTCGAACGACAGCTCGAAGCCGAACAGGAACGCCGCGCGGACGCCGCCAGCGACCGGCAGGAGGCCGAAGAGCGGGCCAACCGCCTCGAAGACCGGATCGCCGATCTCGAGGGGACAGTCGAGCGCCTCGAAGGCGAGGAGGGGTCGCTGGACTACCGCCGCCGCGAACGGCTCCGGGGCGAGCGACTGGACGCCGTCCTGGACCGTCTCGAATCCGTCGAGACCGGTCCCGAGGGCGCGCTCACGTCCTACGTCGACGACGAGACGCCCGGCGCGGTGCGGGACGCCTTCGGCGAGCGGGCCACGCTGGTCGCCGAGGCCGCACCCTGCCTCGCTGTGACCGACGACGCGGGACTCGTGAGTGCTGCCCTCTCCGTGCCCGCACCCCCGGACCCGTTCGCCGAGTGGGGCGAGGGCTTCCGGATCGACCGGTCGTGGTTCGAGCCCACCGGGGGGTTCACCCTCGCGCTGGTCCGGTCGGATCTGTTCGCCATGGGCGAGTACGACGGCCGCGAGCGGACCGCCTTCCACGGGTTCGACTCCGAACTGAAGAGCCAACACTCCAAGGGCGGATTCTCGCAAGCCCGGTTCGAGCGCCTGCGCGACGAACAGATCGACTCTCACGTCGACCGCTGTCTGGAGGCGCTCGACGAGCGGACGACCGACCCGCTGTACGTCGTCGGCGAACGCACAGTTTTGTCGGGGTTCTCCGAGGTTGCGGACGTGACCGCGACCGTCGACGCCACCGGTAACCCCGAACCGGCACTCGAGGACGCCTTCCGGGACTTCTGGACGGTCCGACTGCGGACTATCTGAGCCGCGCCCCGACCAGTGTGGCGCTCGCGAGGACGATGGCGACGAGCGCGACGACCGGCGTGAACCCGGGACCGAGCGCGTTGCTCTCCGTGGTCGCCGCAGTCGTCGGTCCGGTCGTCGTCGACTCCGCCGTCGTTCCGGCCGCTCGCGTCGATTCATCGGGCGTATCGTCGCCCCTCTCGTCCGTCGATCCGTCGTTCGTCCCGTTCGGGGCGGCGGTGGCGTTCTCAGCGGCCGACAGCGCTGTCTGCTCGACCGATTCGGGGAGGTCGGTGACCGTCAGCGCGACGGGGAGCGCACCCGTCCGGAGGACCCTGGACAGGCGTTCGGCGACGCTCATGTTCTCGGCCGTCATGACGAACGAGGGATCGGCGGCGAACTCCCCTTCGTTCATCGTCTGGGCGAGGTCCGATCCCATCGACGCCGCGTACCGGACCTCCCCGTCGTCGACGGTGAACAGGCAGTACCCGCTCGCATTGTGGGGATCCCGGTCGGCGTCGGGCGGACAGCTTCCGATCCCGTCCTCGGTGAACCCGGTCTCCTGGAGTCGCTGGGAGTAGTTCCGGGCCGCGCCTTCCTCGATCGTAGCGGGAACCTGGGGCTGTCGGACACCCCCGCTCCCCGCGCGCGCCGGCCCGACGTTCGTGAAGTCGTCGTTCGTCAGGAGCGTCTCCTCGCGGTAGACTGTCGATCCGTTCCCCTGAACGGGGTAGCGGGCGACGATCTCGATCCGGCCGCGGTCACGGAGAAGCGGAACGACCGTGTCTCGGTCCGCATCCGTGACGACGGCGACGTACCACGTCTCGTTCGCCGTCACCGTCTCGACGTGACCGTCGATCGCTGCCTCGTCCAGTCGCGCTTCGAGGACGGCGACCACGGTTTCGGCCGTCCCGTCGGAAACGTTGGTACCGATTTCGGCACCGACGACCGTCTCGTTGCCGTTCGCTTCCGTCTGTGCTCCGGCCGCTGGGGCGGCGAGGAGTGCGAGCGTGAACGCACTCGCCACCAGGAGGGCTGCTGTCGGGCGGCGCATACTCGAACCTGATCCTGTACTAACACAAAAAACTACGGTGTCGCCGGGTACCGTTCGACCGGTCCGGCGTTAACTGCGCCGGGCGGCCAGCAGTACGGTGGTACCGAGGACGAGCGCGAGCAGGGCCGAAATCGGGGAAAAGCCCGGTCCAGTCGCGTCGGTGACCGCCACGACACCGTCGGAATCGGTGGTCGTAGCAGCGGTCGTGTTGTCGGCCGGTTCGTCGGTCGGCGTGTCGGCCGTCGCCTCCGTCGTGCTGTCGGTCGGTTCGTCGGTCGTCGGCGTCGTCGATTCGGGTGTGTCGTCCGGCGTCGAGTCGTCGGGCGTGGCGACCGGAATCTGGTTCGGATTCTCGGGGAGTTCGTCGCCCGACGAATTGGCGGCGCGCTCTAGCGCGGTCGTCCGGACAGATTCGGGGAGGTCGGTCATCGACAGCGGCACGGGGTACGCGCCGGTCCGGAGCGTCATCGATAGCTGCTCGGCTTCGCTCACGGTCTCGGTGATGAGGAAGACGGAGGGGTCCTCCTCGTACTCCTGGAAGTTGATCGCCCAGGCCAGGCCCCCGCCCAGCGATCGCGAGGAGACGATGTCGCCGTTGAAGTAGGTGAAAATACAGTGCCCTTCGGCCGCGTCGGGATTCTGGGCTGCGTCGTCCGGACAGCCCGTGACGCCTTCGTCTGTGAAGCCGGCTTCCTTCACGATACCGGCGGCCTCACGGGCCGACTCGACCTCGAGGAACACCTCGACGGTCGGCCGGTCCGTGAAGGGGCGACTTGCTGCCGCTTCCCCGACCCGGATGAAGTCCTCGTTTTCGAGGATCTTCGTCTGGCGGTAGGTGGTTTCACTTCCCTCCGTGACCGGGTAGTGGGCGAACACTTCGACGCGCCCGCGGTTCCGGATCTGCTGGGTCACTGCCGCGCGGTCCGCGCCCACGACGGTGACGTACTGCGTGCCATCGGCGTTGATCGTCTCGACCTCGCCGCCGACTCCCGTCGCGGCGAGTCTGGCCCGCAGAACGTCGACGACGGCGTTGCGGGTCCGGTCGGTCACACCTTTCCGCACCACGTTCGGCGAGAACCCGGCGGCGGCGAGACCGTCCGCGACGCCGGCCGCCGAGAGGTCGTCACCGTACACCTCGATCGTGCTGTTCTCGGGTAACAACCGGACCTGGTCCGGTTCGAGACTGAGGTTCGCAGCCACCTCCTGTCGGATCGTCTCGTTGGCCCGATCCCCCTCGAAGTCGATTCCCGTCGCACTCCAGCCGTCGATTTCGGCCCCGACGACGGTCTGGTTCGTGTTCGTTTCTGTCTGTGCTCCCGCCGCTGGCGTCGCCAACACGGCCAGCGCGAGCGTTCCCCCCACCAAGAGAGCGATTGCGACTCGGCGCATACCAACTGTGATGACATATCGATACAAAAAGATACAGGGTCGTTATCCCCTCGCCGGTCCACGGACCCGATATGAACGTCGCCGTTCTCGCTCACGAGCGGTTCCCCGACCGCGCCAAGACCGCCGTCGGCGTCCTCCGGTACGCCGACTACGACGTCACAGCCGTCCTCGACCGCGACCGCGCGGGCGAGCGCGTCGCCGATCACCTCCCGGCCGTACAGGACGCCCCGATCGTCGCAGGGATCGACGACGTTCCCGACCCCGTCGACGCGCTGGTGATCGGGATCGCCCCCATCGGCGGTGGCTTCGACGAGTCCTGGCGGCCGGACGTGCGCGGCGCCATCGAACGCGGCTGTGACGTGCTCTCTGGCCTGCACTACTACCTCGCCGCCGACGAGGAGTTCGCTGCCCTCGCGGACGACCACGGCGTCGACCTCCGTGACCTGCGCCGGCCACCCGAAGACCTCACGGTCGCCGAGGGACGGGCCCGCGAAGTCGACGCCGACGTGGTCGCGACCGTTGGCACGGACTGCTCGACGGGGAAGATGACGACGAGCGTCGAACTCGTCGAAGCCGCTCGCCAGCGCGGGATCGACGCCGCCCTGATCCCGACGGGTCAGACCGGCGTCCTGATCGAGGACTGGGGGATCGTCGTCGACCGCGTCGCGAGCGACTTCGTCGCCGGGGCGATCGAGCGGATGGTCAGCGAGCGCGGCGACGATCACGACCTGCTGGTCGTCGAAGGGCAGGGCTCGATCACCCACCCGGCCTACTCCGCCGTGACCTGCGGGATCCTCCACGGCGCGATGCCCGACGGACTCGTCCTCTGTCACGAGGCCGGCCGCGAACGGATCCACGGCTACGAGTCCTTCGAGATACCGCCGGTCCCCGAAGTCGCCGGCCTCTACGAGGACCTCGCTGCGCCCGTCGCCGAGACCACCGTGGCCGCGGGATCGCTGAACACCCGCGGGCTGGACGACGCCGAGGCCAACCAGGCGGTCATCGAGTACGCGACGGCCATCGACGCGCCAGCGACCGACCCCGTCCGATTCGGTGCGGACGAACTGCTGGACGCCCTGCTCTGACCACTACCATGACCCTCACCACCGACTTCGAGTGGCACGACATCGAACTCGACACACCATTCGGCATCTCGCGGGGTACCACGACGGTCTCGGCGAACCTCGTCGTCCGGATCGAGGACGACGCGGGGAATCAGGGGGTCGGCGGCGCAGCCCCCGCGGACTACTTCAGCCCGTCCCGCGAGGAGATCACCGAGGCGCTGCCCGACCTGCTCTCGGCGGTCGCGGACTGCGACCCGTCGAATCGCCAGCGCATCGCGACCCGACTTGCCCAGGTCGCAGCCGACATCGCCGGCGGCCCCGCCTCGCTCCCCGGAGCCCGCGCGGCGGTCGACGTCGCGCTCGCGGACCTGGCAGCCAAGCGGGTCGATCTGCCACTCTACCGCCTCTTCGGACTCGACCCCGGTCGGTCGGTCACCTCCTCGTTCACGGTTGGGATCGACGACACCGACCGGATGGCCCAGCGTGCGGCCAGCGCGGCCGAGACCTACGAGATCCTGAAACTCAAACTCGGGACCGACCGGGACCGGGAGATCGTCCGGGCCGTGCGCGACCGTGTCCCCGACGCGACGATCCGGGTGGACGCCAACGGCGCGTGGGACGCCGAGGAAGCCGTCGAGACGAGCCGATTTCTCGCCGACCACGACGTCGAGTTCGTCGAGCAACCCGTTCCCGCCGACGACCTCGACGGACTGGCCCGCGTCAGCGCGGAGGGGCCGCTCCCGGTCGCCGCCGACGAGAGCTGTGTGGTCCCCGAAGACGTGCCCCGCGTCGCAGCGGCCGCCGACATCGCGGTCCTGAAACTCACGAAAAGCGGCGGGCTCTGGCCCGTGGTCGAGATGTGTCACGCCGCCCGCGCGTGCGGACTGGACGTGATGCTCGGCTGTATGACCGAGACGAACGCCTCCATCGCGGCCGCGGCCCACCTCACGCCACTGGTCGACTACGCCGACCTCGATGGCTCGCTGTTGCTCGCGGATGATACCTTCGAAGGAATCGAAATGCCCGGCGGCCGAATCGACCTCTCGGGCGTGGAGCGAGCGGGGACGGGCGCGCGGGAGAAGTAATCAGACTGCCGCTCAGAGCCAGTCGGCGAACGTCTCGTGTTTCCTGGACAGGCGGGCGTACTCCGACTGCACGGTCGCGAGCGCGTCTTCGAGGCTCGCGCCCGCGTCCAGTTCCGCGCGGGCGCGGTCGATCTTCCACTGGCTGGGCGTCGTTCGCGTCTCCCAGCGGGCTTCGAGCGGGTCGAGGTAGCGGTCGGCGGTGGCGTCGTCGACGCCCTGTTCTTCGAGGCCGCGGCGTGCGTACTCGAAGACCTCCGAAAAGATCGTCTCGCTATCGTTCGTGCGCTCGCCGTCTTCGGTGATCCAGGCCAGATCGGCGTCCAGCCCGTTCTCGACGGCCTCGTAGAAGCTCCGTTCGGCCGTATCGTGGTCGAGGTCACCGAGGGGGTGGTCCGCGGTGACCAGTCCCCGCAGGAGGCCGCCCACGAGACACTGGAAGCCGACGATGTCGCGGATCGATGGCTGGGTCGGGATCGGGCGGTACTCGATGCGGATGGAGCGTCGGCCACCGATCCCGTCGACGTGATCGCCGCCGATGACGCCCCGAAGCCACCGCCAGAAGGTCCCGCGCTTGTGGTCGAACTCCCAGATCTCGCCGGTGAACCCCTCCTCGGCTCCCTCGACCCACTCCGCGAGGAAGGGCGCGAGCAGCGGGTCCTCGACGACGTGATCGACGGCGTCCGCTGGACTTTCGAGGTCGTCGGGCACGCGACACTTCGGCGGGTCGGTGTGGTTGACCGACTGCTCGAAGGCCGCGATCCGCAGTTCGTGGTGGGTCTCGTCCAGCAGACGCTCGGGGTCGACGTCCTCGTCGTACAGATCGCCCGGGAGGAACGGGGAGTTGGTCGAAAGTGCCAGAACTGGACCGAGCGTCCGGATCCCGAGGTCGTGGTACCGCGGGAACTGCGAGGCGTCGGGGATCTGGACGTGAGGCTGGATCGACGTGGCCAGCGACTCGAACAGGATCGTCGGGAACTCGACGGTCGCGCCGGGGACGTCGAACTCGATGGCTCCGCCGGCCAGATCCAGGCAGTGGCGGTCGATCGCCCAGTAGCGCGGCACGGGCCGCATGTTCGACGGCAGTTCGGTCCCGTCGTGGTCGTCGGTGTCACCGAGGTAGTCGACGCTGCCCTCCGCCGGCGGCGTCGTCCACATCGCGTCGAGCACGAGGTCACAGCCGTGCTCGTCGGCGGCGGCCCGTGCCCGTTCCCACTGGGTTTCGAGCGCGCGGGCCTGGGCCTCGATCCCGTCGGTCGTGAACGGGTCCGGATCGGTGTTCAACTCCGCGTTGTGGAGGCCCAGCTCCTTGTTGCACTGCTCGAAGACACCCTCGGGAATGGTCGTGAGCCGGCCGTCGTCGTCGGCGGCGTACACCTCCAGTTCCAGCCCAAGTGCGAACCCGTCGGTGTCGAGCTCGCCCCCTGTCAGTGCGTCCCTGAGAAACGCCGCCTGCTCGTCGACGCGGTCCTCGAAGGCCTCCCGCGTCGCCGGAGCGAGTGACTCCCCCACCAGCGCGACCGGATCGGTCATTGCCAGAGGTTCCCGAGGGCGACGGATTGAGTGTTGCGGATCGCTCCGCTCGGCACCCCGCTGGACTCGACCGGGCGTAGCGAACGCGTTCCGCCCGGTTTATTTAAAACACCCTCCAAAACCCGCGATATTTATATGGGTTCGTGGGGGCTCGTGAGTGACACATGGCTGGGGACGTGTACACGGTCGCGGGCGGCAAGGGTGGTGTGGGCAAGACGACCACGGCTGTAAACACGGCGATCGCACTGCAGGACGCGGGGCGTCGGACGGTCGTCGTGGACGCCGATCTGGGAATGACGAATCTGAGCGAACTGCTGGGTATCGACCACGAACCACGGCTGCACGACGTGCTCGCCGGCGAGGCGGAGATCGGGGACGCCATCGCCGAGGGCCCCGAGGGTGTGTCGGTGCTGGCCGGGCGGGGGACGCTGGAGTCGTTCGCGGAGGCCGATCCGTCGAACCTCCAGCCAGTCCTGCGCGCCCTCAAGCGCTCGTTCGAGGCGGTCATCGTCGATACCGGCGCGGGGCTCTCCCACGAGACGCTGGTGCCGGCTGGGATGTCCGACGGGATCGTCCTCGTAACGACGCCCGACGAGGTGTCGCTGACCGACGCCCGGAAGGTCGGCGAACTGGCCGAACGCGTCGAGGGCCGGATCGTCGGTGCCGTCCTGACGAAGGTGCGCGACGACGTCGACGTGTCCGAGGTCGGCGAGGAACTGGGCCACGAGATCCTGGGCGTGGTGCCACAGGACGACGTGGCGACCGCAGACGAACCGCTCGTGATTACGTCGCCGGACAGCTACGCCGCACAGGCCTATCGCCGCCTCGGGACGAAACTCGCCGACCGGATCGACGACCCGACGATCGAACGGCCCGTCGAGTCCTGATCGGCTGGGGCGGGTCCGCGAACCGAACTGGTCGCCCGGTTCTCAATACACTTATCCCGCGGTGCCGACTTGGCACGGGTATGAGCGAGGTCACGGTCACGCTCCCCGACGGGTCGACCCTCGATATGGAGCAGGGGTCGACCGTCGAGGACGTCGCGTTCGAAATCGGACCGGGATTGGGTCGGGACACCGTCGCCGGGGTCGTCGACGGCGAACTCGTCGACAAGCACGCCCCCATTCGGGAGGACGTCGACATCGAGATCGTCACGGAGAGCGCCGACGAGTACCTCGACGTACTCCGCCACTCCGCCGCCCACGTGTTCGCACAGGCACTGGAACGACTCTACCCCGAGGCGAAACTCACCATCGGCCCCTACACCGACGACGGCTTCTACTACGACATCGCCGGCGTCGAGCTGGACGAGGACGACCTCGAAGCCATCGAGGACGAGGCCCACGCGATCATCGAGGAAGACCTCGATATCGAGCGGGACATGGTCCCTCGCGAGGAGGCCCTCGACCGGTACGAGGACAACCGCTTCAAGCAGGAGATCCTCGATGACGAGGCCGCCGGCGAGGATCCCGTCCAGTTCTACCAGCAGGGCGAGTTCTACGACCTCTGTCAGGGCCCCCACGTCGAGTCCACCGGCGAGATCGGCGGGTTCTCGCTGCTGGAGATCTCCGGCGCGTACTGGCGTGGCGAGGAGGAAAACGAGATGCTCACACGCGTCTACGGCACTGCCTTCCCCAGCGAGGACGGCCTCGAGGAGTACCTCGAACAGCGCCGGAAGGCCCAGGAGCGGGACCACCGCAAGATCGGCCAGGAGATGGATCTGTTCTCCATCGACGAGACAACTGGTCCGGGCCTGCCCCTCTATCACCCGAACGGGAAGACGATCCTGAACGAACTCTCCGACTACGTGGCCGGCCTCAACAGGGAAAACGACTATCGGGAGGTCGAGACGCCCCACGTCTTCCGAACCGAACTCTGGAAGAAGTCCGGTCACTACGAGAACTACGTCGACGACATGTTCCTCCTCGACGTGAACGACGAGGAGTACGGACTGAAGCCCATGAACTGCCCCGGTCACGCGACCATCTTCGATCAGGGGCAGTGGTCCTATCGGGACCTGCCCGTCCGCTACTTCGAGGACGGCAAGGTCTACCGCAAGGAACAGCGTGGGGAACTCTCGGGTCTCTCCCGGGTCTGGGCGTTCACCATCGACGACGGCCACCTGTTCGTCCG
This Halorientalis sp. IM1011 DNA region includes the following protein-coding sequences:
- the gatD gene encoding Glu-tRNA(Gln) amidotransferase subunit GatD — its product is MNPGDRVRVERADQTYEGVLLPSTTEENLVVKLESGYNVGIDRGDASVDVLEADTYDVESAQDAAGESAIEFDDDLPTISLISTGGTIASTVDYRTGAVTAQFDAEDVLRAVPDLAGRANYRGRVVANILSENMTPDVWQDLAHAVREEIEAGADGVVVMHGTDTMQFTAAALAFMLDTPVPIVFTGSQRSADRPSSDNVMNAVCAVEAAKSDCSEVLVCMHADEADERCALHRGTRVRKNHTSRRDAFETVGAKPLGEVDYDSEEVQFRREYAERGETDLALREDLETDVSLVKFTPGTDPAMLDAAADRSEGVVIEGTGLGHVNTDWIETVEDLTDAGTTVVMTSQCLEGRVCDRVYDTGRDLLDAGVIEGEDLLPGTAKVKLMWVLANADDPTRAMREPLAGEIQSQSRPWT
- a CDS encoding metalloregulator ArsR/SmtB family transcription factor gives rise to the protein MDSAELLDLLGNENRRRILRLLARKPCYVTEISEYLGVSPKAVIDHLRKLEEANLVESRTDDQRRKYYFISQNLRLEVSVSPYGFGAKSAYPASQSLDVTASCRHLKIDVSTRDPADLSDIASELTRLDQLENELSMAQRWVQGRLAAVMEQLGERLDVEDTRLYADVLSALAEGAATTDEIAAAVDAPQPVVREALNELEASGILARDGEEWQLTD
- a CDS encoding Vms1/Ankzf1 family peptidyl-tRNA hydrolase codes for the protein MLDELLGRADLKDRIEELEEEKRHLERQLEAEQERRADAASDRQEAEERANRLEDRIADLEGTVERLEGEEGSLDYRRRERLRGERLDAVLDRLESVETGPEGALTSYVDDETPGAVRDAFGERATLVAEAAPCLAVTDDAGLVSAALSVPAPPDPFAEWGEGFRIDRSWFEPTGGFTLALVRSDLFAMGEYDGRERTAFHGFDSELKSQHSKGGFSQARFERLRDEQIDSHVDRCLEALDERTTDPLYVVGERTVLSGFSEVADVTATVDATGNPEPALEDAFRDFWTVRLRTI
- the thrS gene encoding threonine--tRNA ligase — encoded protein: MSEVTVTLPDGSTLDMEQGSTVEDVAFEIGPGLGRDTVAGVVDGELVDKHAPIREDVDIEIVTESADEYLDVLRHSAAHVFAQALERLYPEAKLTIGPYTDDGFYYDIAGVELDEDDLEAIEDEAHAIIEEDLDIERDMVPREEALDRYEDNRFKQEILDDEAAGEDPVQFYQQGEFYDLCQGPHVESTGEIGGFSLLEISGAYWRGEEENEMLTRVYGTAFPSEDGLEEYLEQRRKAQERDHRKIGQEMDLFSIDETTGPGLPLYHPNGKTILNELSDYVAGLNRENDYREVETPHVFRTELWKKSGHYENYVDDMFLLDVNDEEYGLKPMNCPGHATIFDQGQWSYRDLPVRYFEDGKVYRKEQRGELSGLSRVWAFTIDDGHLFVRPDQIESEVEAIMDIILDILDTFDLEYTVQFATRPDKSVGSDEIWERAESQLESVLESADMEYVVEDGDGAFYGPKIDFAFEDALGRDWDGPTVQLDFNMPERFDLTYVGEDNEEHRPVMIHRALYGSYERFFMVLTEHYNGKFPTWLAPEQVRILPISDDHIAYAEEIKRELGDHRVTIEERSWTVKKKIRQAHEDLVPYMLILGDDEESEGTISVRDRKEREENDVDPTAFRDHLDDEVGEQRTEPDFLD
- a CDS encoding DUF1611 domain-containing protein; translation: MNVAVLAHERFPDRAKTAVGVLRYADYDVTAVLDRDRAGERVADHLPAVQDAPIVAGIDDVPDPVDALVIGIAPIGGGFDESWRPDVRGAIERGCDVLSGLHYYLAADEEFAALADDHGVDLRDLRRPPEDLTVAEGRAREVDADVVATVGTDCSTGKMTTSVELVEAARQRGIDAALIPTGQTGVLIEDWGIVVDRVASDFVAGAIERMVSERGDDHDLLVVEGQGSITHPAYSAVTCGILHGAMPDGLVLCHEAGRERIHGYESFEIPPVPEVAGLYEDLAAPVAETTVAAGSLNTRGLDDAEANQAVIEYATAIDAPATDPVRFGADELLDALL
- a CDS encoding dipeptide epimerase, with the protein product MTLTTDFEWHDIELDTPFGISRGTTTVSANLVVRIEDDAGNQGVGGAAPADYFSPSREEITEALPDLLSAVADCDPSNRQRIATRLAQVAADIAGGPASLPGARAAVDVALADLAAKRVDLPLYRLFGLDPGRSVTSSFTVGIDDTDRMAQRAASAAETYEILKLKLGTDRDREIVRAVRDRVPDATIRVDANGAWDAEEAVETSRFLADHDVEFVEQPVPADDLDGLARVSAEGPLPVAADESCVVPEDVPRVAAAADIAVLKLTKSGGLWPVVEMCHAARACGLDVMLGCMTETNASIAAAAHLTPLVDYADLDGSLLLADDTFEGIEMPGGRIDLSGVERAGTGAREK
- a CDS encoding P-loop NTPase; the protein is MAGDVYTVAGGKGGVGKTTTAVNTAIALQDAGRRTVVVDADLGMTNLSELLGIDHEPRLHDVLAGEAEIGDAIAEGPEGVSVLAGRGTLESFAEADPSNLQPVLRALKRSFEAVIVDTGAGLSHETLVPAGMSDGIVLVTTPDEVSLTDARKVGELAERVEGRIVGAVLTKVRDDVDVSEVGEELGHEILGVVPQDDVATADEPLVITSPDSYAAQAYRRLGTKLADRIDDPTIERPVES
- a CDS encoding DUF5802 family protein, producing the protein MFERFSSGYYLGRLYVTPGEGETAAISREQHEQVNEQLYADGEGVERLDRPLVMKVDERHFPVTGAEGVPQDTLAVPQSVLDDTRVSNPPTLREVLLAKADRAEQLLAMAAGTVAVDDRDDVPGGPAI